One Synechococcus sp. JA-2-3B'a(2-13) genomic window carries:
- a CDS encoding PLP-dependent cysteine synthase family protein, whose amino-acid sequence MYPTAFSSRPLLPAVDSPIELVGGTPLIRLRRVAADLPESVRVYGKAEWYNPGGSVKDRPALNMIRAGERQGKLTPGKIILDATSGNTGIAYAWIGAALGYKVKLALPANASPERKKILAAYGVDLVLTDPALGSDGAIEKARALYAENPELYFYPDQYSNPANWQAHYETTGVEIWEQTQGQVTHFVTGLGTSGTCMGVGRRLREYRPDIQIIAMQPDSPFHGLEGLKHMATALKPEIYDPTLPDQHIEISTEAAQKMVKRLALEEGLLVGISAGANVVAALEVARQLSSGVVVTIFCDGADKYLSERFWTEE is encoded by the coding sequence TTGTATCCGACTGCATTTTCTTCTCGCCCGTTACTCCCTGCTGTGGATAGCCCTATTGAGCTGGTGGGGGGGACGCCGCTGATCCGTCTGCGGCGGGTTGCTGCCGATTTGCCGGAATCGGTACGGGTATATGGCAAGGCAGAGTGGTACAACCCTGGGGGTTCAGTCAAGGATCGCCCGGCCCTCAACATGATTCGCGCTGGCGAACGCCAGGGCAAGCTTACCCCCGGCAAGATCATCCTCGATGCCACCAGCGGTAACACCGGCATCGCCTATGCCTGGATCGGGGCCGCCTTGGGCTACAAGGTCAAGCTGGCTCTTCCCGCCAACGCCAGCCCGGAGCGCAAGAAGATCCTGGCTGCCTATGGCGTGGACTTGGTTCTGACGGATCCCGCTCTGGGATCCGATGGGGCCATCGAGAAAGCCCGCGCCCTCTATGCGGAAAACCCCGAGCTTTATTTCTACCCTGACCAGTACAGCAACCCCGCCAACTGGCAAGCCCACTACGAAACCACTGGGGTGGAGATTTGGGAGCAAACCCAGGGGCAGGTCACCCATTTTGTTACCGGGCTAGGCACCAGCGGCACCTGTATGGGGGTGGGGCGGCGCCTGCGAGAGTATCGCCCGGATATCCAAATCATTGCCATGCAGCCCGACTCTCCCTTCCATGGCCTGGAAGGGCTCAAGCACATGGCCACAGCTCTAAAACCCGAGATTTACGATCCCACCCTGCCTGACCAGCACATTGAGATCTCCACAGAAGCAGCCCAGAAAATGGTCAAGCGCTTGGCGTTGGAAGAAGGCCTGCTGGTGGGCATCTCTGCCGGCGCCAATGTGGTGGCAGCCCTAGAGGTGGCCCGTCAGCTCTCCTCTGGAGTGGTGGTGACCATCTTTTGCGACGGGGCTGACAAATATCTTTCCGAGCGTTTCTGGACAGAGGAGTGA
- a CDS encoding cob(I)yrinic acid a,c-diamide adenosyltransferase, with translation MTRRGMAEIGIVTAQQFDRRRGQIHVYDGEGKGKSQAALGVVLRSIGLGIEKAAPSRVLLVRFLKGPGRTYAEDAAIAALQRGFPHLIDQLRTGRGEFFGPDEITKFDRQEARRGWDVAKGALASGFYSVVVLDELNPVLDLGLLPVEEVVSTLKQKPEAMEVIITGRGAPKEIIDLADLHSEMRSVRRATDPQNGQPPCSGIEIYTGNGKGKSTSALGRALQAIGRGISKDLSHRVLIMQWLKGGTGYTEDAAIRALRESYPDLVDHQRCGRDAIVWRGKQQEIDYVEAERGWELARAAIASGLYKTIILDELNPTVDLELLDVEPIVQALLRKPRDTEIIITGRCHAPLPYFELASVHSEMVSHKHYAEQGADLRRGVDY, from the coding sequence ATGACGCGGAGGGGCATGGCAGAAATTGGGATTGTGACTGCCCAGCAGTTTGATCGGCGACGGGGCCAGATCCATGTCTACGACGGCGAGGGCAAAGGCAAGTCCCAGGCGGCCCTAGGGGTTGTGCTGCGTTCCATTGGCTTGGGGATCGAAAAGGCGGCCCCCAGCCGGGTGTTGCTGGTGCGGTTTCTCAAGGGGCCAGGCCGAACCTATGCTGAGGATGCGGCCATTGCGGCTCTGCAGCGAGGCTTCCCCCATCTCATCGATCAATTGCGCACCGGGCGGGGAGAGTTTTTCGGCCCAGATGAGATCACCAAGTTTGACCGTCAGGAGGCCCGCCGCGGTTGGGATGTGGCCAAAGGGGCTTTGGCGTCGGGGTTTTACTCGGTGGTGGTGCTGGATGAGCTCAACCCGGTGCTGGATCTGGGCCTGTTGCCTGTGGAGGAGGTGGTCAGTACCCTCAAGCAAAAGCCGGAGGCCATGGAGGTGATCATCACCGGGCGCGGCGCTCCCAAGGAAATTATCGACCTGGCGGATTTGCACTCGGAAATGCGCAGTGTCCGGCGGGCGACGGATCCCCAAAACGGCCAACCCCCTTGCAGCGGCATCGAGATCTACACCGGCAACGGCAAGGGAAAATCCACCAGCGCTCTGGGGCGGGCTCTGCAGGCGATTGGACGCGGCATCAGTAAGGATCTCTCCCATCGTGTACTGATCATGCAATGGCTGAAGGGGGGAACGGGCTACACCGAGGATGCAGCCATTCGGGCCCTGCGGGAAAGCTACCCCGATTTGGTGGATCACCAGCGTTGCGGTCGGGACGCCATTGTCTGGCGGGGCAAACAACAGGAAATCGACTATGTAGAAGCGGAGCGGGGCTGGGAGTTGGCACGGGCGGCCATCGCTTCTGGCCTGTACAAAACCATCATCTTGGATGAGTTGAACCCGACGGTGGATCTGGAGCTGCTGGACGTGGAGCCGATTGTCCAGGCTTTGCTGCGCAAGCCGCGGGACACGGAGATCATCATCACGGGGCGGTGCCATGCCCCCTTACCTTACTTTGAGCTGGCCTCTGTCCACTCGGAAATGGTGAGCCACAAGCACTATGCCGAGCAGGGGGCCGATCTGCGGCGCGGGGTGGACTATTGA
- a CDS encoding lysophospholipid acyltransferase family protein, with product MGSFAAFSANSALSWPPDPRTLAQLLLTLFQTEVWVEGKEHVPAGPLVVVSNHRSFLDAPVLIAGLDRPIRFACHYYLAQVPLLREIALALDCIPLKQGSRQQIHFFRQAQASLAAGVGVGIFPEGAEQITRETSPGEVGRFQPGFAHLALAAAVDPLPILPVAVWAQEEWRGMDIPMAFFRWFDPTEPRFQQEGGHPVVLYRRVVLRVGSPLWVGRKQRQGSRRERMQVIQELTAAAREQVRLGLAER from the coding sequence ATGGGATCCTTCGCAGCGTTCTCAGCCAATTCTGCTCTCTCTTGGCCTCCAGACCCCAGGACTCTGGCCCAGTTGTTGCTCACCCTTTTCCAGACGGAAGTGTGGGTGGAGGGCAAGGAGCACGTTCCCGCCGGCCCGCTGGTGGTGGTGAGCAATCACCGCAGTTTTCTGGATGCGCCGGTGCTGATCGCGGGGTTGGACCGACCGATTCGCTTTGCCTGCCATTACTACCTGGCTCAGGTGCCGCTGCTGCGGGAAATCGCCCTGGCTTTGGACTGCATTCCCCTCAAGCAGGGATCCCGGCAGCAAATCCATTTTTTTCGCCAGGCGCAGGCCAGTTTGGCAGCGGGGGTGGGTGTGGGGATCTTCCCAGAAGGGGCGGAGCAGATCACCCGTGAGACCTCGCCTGGGGAGGTGGGGCGGTTTCAGCCGGGTTTTGCCCACCTGGCGCTGGCGGCAGCGGTGGATCCCTTGCCGATTCTGCCGGTGGCGGTGTGGGCGCAGGAAGAATGGCGGGGGATGGATATTCCCATGGCTTTTTTCCGCTGGTTTGACCCCACTGAACCCCGATTTCAACAGGAAGGGGGACATCCGGTGGTGTTGTATCGGCGGGTGGTGCTCAGGGTGGGATCCCCCCTTTGGGTGGGCAGGAAGCAGCGCCAGGGATCCCGACGCGAGCGAATGCAGGTCATTCAAGAGCTAACTGCAGCGGCCCGAGAACAGGTGCGATTGGGATTGGCAGAGAGATGA
- a CDS encoding alpha/beta fold hydrolase: MRKLSGEPVASASSLVSPATGAVGQERPLLLYLPGMDGTGTLFYRQAQALQREFRIRPLSLNHPEAGDSWETLADWVGSQLEAGAYLCGESFGACLALLVAAQWPERCRGLILVNPASSLRRRPWWWAGHVLLPFLPPGLYQQLSERGLGALAELSQMEPPDRERLRQAVHSVEPTVAAQRLALLGSFVVEKLPLELMTLPTLLVAGGRDRLLPSVQEVGWLAERLPQAQVEISPQSGHACLLERRMNLRRYLLKPDGLFAPLLLNSASAH; encoded by the coding sequence ATGAGAAAGTTGAGTGGCGAGCCGGTAGCATCTGCCTCTAGCTTGGTCAGCCCGGCAACGGGAGCGGTCGGTCAGGAGCGGCCCCTGCTGCTGTATTTGCCCGGTATGGATGGCACAGGTACGTTGTTTTACCGGCAGGCGCAGGCTCTGCAGCGGGAGTTTCGCATTCGCCCCCTGAGTTTGAACCACCCGGAAGCGGGGGATAGCTGGGAAACCCTGGCCGATTGGGTGGGATCCCAGCTAGAAGCGGGGGCGTATTTGTGTGGGGAATCTTTCGGGGCCTGCCTGGCCTTGTTGGTGGCTGCCCAATGGCCGGAACGGTGCCGTGGCCTCATTTTGGTCAATCCGGCCTCGTCGCTGCGACGCAGGCCCTGGTGGTGGGCAGGGCATGTTCTCCTGCCTTTTTTGCCGCCGGGGCTCTATCAGCAGTTGTCGGAGCGAGGGTTGGGGGCTTTGGCGGAGCTCAGCCAAATGGAGCCGCCGGATCGGGAGCGGCTGCGCCAGGCAGTTCACAGTGTTGAACCCACAGTGGCTGCCCAGCGCTTGGCTTTGCTGGGATCCTTTGTTGTGGAGAAGCTGCCTCTGGAGTTGATGACCCTGCCGACTTTGCTGGTGGCAGGGGGCCGGGATCGCCTGTTGCCCTCGGTGCAGGAGGTGGGCTGGCTGGCGGAACGGCTGCCCCAGGCGCAGGTAGAAATCTCGCCCCAGAGCGGCCACGCTTGCCTGCTGGAGCGGCGGATGAACCTGCGGCGTTACCTGCTCAAGCCGGATGGCCTTTTTGCCCCTCTGCTGCTCAATTCTGCTTCGGCCCATTGA